A stretch of the Deinococcus sp. Leaf326 genome encodes the following:
- a CDS encoding Glu/Leu/Phe/Val dehydrogenase → MTTTPEPANLTPDQKKYGAHDIPSYLDPNNIGPYEIYLEQVERVTPYLGKLAYWVETLKRPKRILVVDVPVHLDDGSVAHFEGYRVQHNTSRGPAKGGVRYHQDVTLSEVMALSAWMTVKNAAVNLPYGGGKGGIRLDPRKYSQGELERVTRRYTSEIGLIIGPEKDIPAPDVNTGPQTMAWMMDTYSMNVGRTATGVVTGKPVALGGSLGRSDATGRGVFVAGAEAMSKLGMPLEGARIAVQGFGNVGEAAARIFHEHGAKIVAIQDVTGTIYSDAGINPAVALSHLRATGSILGLSGAEEVTRDEFWGLPCDVLIPAALEKQITLANAGRIQARLIVEGANGPTIPAADDLLAGKGVTVVPDVLANAGGVTVSYFEWVQDFSSYFWTEDQINERLDRIMRDAFRSLWDVKERHGVTLRTAVYIVACTRVLEARALRGLYP, encoded by the coding sequence GTGACCACCACCCCGGAACCGGCCAACCTCACGCCGGATCAGAAAAAATACGGCGCCCACGACATTCCCAGCTACCTCGACCCCAACAACATCGGGCCCTACGAGATCTATCTCGAACAGGTCGAGCGCGTCACGCCGTACCTGGGCAAGCTGGCCTACTGGGTCGAGACCCTCAAGCGGCCCAAGCGCATCCTGGTCGTGGACGTGCCGGTGCACCTCGACGACGGCAGCGTGGCCCACTTCGAGGGCTACCGCGTGCAGCACAACACCTCGCGCGGCCCCGCCAAGGGTGGCGTGCGCTACCACCAAGACGTGACCCTCTCGGAAGTCATGGCCCTCTCGGCCTGGATGACGGTCAAGAACGCCGCCGTGAACCTGCCCTACGGCGGCGGCAAGGGCGGCATCCGCCTCGACCCGCGCAAGTACAGCCAGGGTGAACTGGAGCGCGTGACGCGGCGCTACACCTCCGAGATCGGGCTCATCATCGGGCCGGAAAAGGACATCCCCGCGCCGGACGTGAACACCGGCCCGCAGACGATGGCCTGGATGATGGACACCTACTCGATGAACGTGGGCCGCACGGCGACCGGCGTAGTGACGGGCAAGCCGGTCGCGCTCGGCGGCTCGCTGGGCCGCAGTGACGCCACCGGGCGCGGCGTGTTCGTGGCCGGCGCCGAAGCGATGAGCAAGCTGGGGATGCCACTGGAAGGCGCGCGCATCGCTGTGCAGGGCTTCGGCAACGTGGGTGAGGCCGCCGCACGCATCTTCCACGAACACGGCGCGAAGATCGTGGCGATCCAGGACGTGACCGGCACCATCTACAGCGACGCCGGTATCAACCCGGCCGTGGCGCTGTCGCACCTGCGCGCGACCGGCAGCATCCTGGGCCTGAGCGGCGCCGAGGAAGTGACCCGCGACGAGTTCTGGGGACTGCCCTGCGACGTCCTGATTCCGGCCGCGCTCGAAAAGCAGATCACGCTGGCGAACGCCGGGCGCATCCAGGCCCGCCTGATCGTCGAAGGCGCCAACGGCCCGACCATTCCCGCCGCCGACGACCTGTTGGCCGGCAAGGGCGTGACCGTGGTTCCCGACGTGCTCGCCAACGCGGGCGGCGTGACGGTCAGCTACTTCGAGTGGGTACAGGACTTCAGCTCGTACTTCTGGACGGAAGACCAGATCAATGAGCGGCTCGACCGCATCATGCGCGACGCCTTCCGCAGCCTGTGGGACGTCAAGGAACGCCACGGCGTCACCCTGCGCACGGCCGTGTACATCGTGGCCTGCACGCGGGTGCTCGAAGCGCGCGCGCTGCGCGGCCTGTACCCCTGA
- the pdhA gene encoding pyruvate dehydrogenase (acetyl-transferring) E1 component subunit alpha encodes MTLSSDSLPQAGLSAEGAAASEAAYDAGQAAGLFQILAPDGEVVRPDLMPDADTQLRLYHQMRRARHFDERGWVLYRQGRLGVFPPFGGMEASQVGTAAALTADDWLFPTYRDTGAALTLGLPIARTLAYWRTSPHGWAMPENLKVLPFYIPIATQYPQAVGAALAEKRKGTRNVALAYIGDGGSSEGDFHEALNFAGALDAPCVFILQNNGWAISVPTRSQTRAVDLSRRAAGYGLPGVRVDGNDVLATWHVTAQAVERARNGGGPTLIETVTYRVKPHTVADDPSRYRTEEESAPWREKDPVTRLRAHLLRTGVLNEESDAALLAEVAAEFEAALQEADTYPDPTPAEILDHVFAEPTPQLRRQREELLAEVEA; translated from the coding sequence ATGACACTGTCTTCCGATTCTCTGCCCCAGGCGGGCCTCTCGGCCGAAGGCGCCGCCGCCTCCGAAGCCGCCTACGACGCGGGTCAGGCCGCCGGCCTCTTTCAGATTCTCGCCCCGGACGGCGAGGTCGTGCGCCCCGACCTGATGCCCGACGCCGACACGCAGCTGCGGCTGTACCACCAGATGCGCCGCGCTCGGCACTTCGACGAGCGCGGCTGGGTGCTCTACCGCCAGGGCCGTCTGGGCGTCTTTCCGCCCTTCGGCGGGATGGAGGCCAGCCAGGTCGGCACCGCCGCCGCCCTGACGGCGGACGACTGGCTCTTTCCAACCTACCGCGACACGGGCGCGGCCCTGACGCTGGGGCTGCCTATCGCCCGCACGCTGGCCTACTGGCGCACGAGCCCGCACGGCTGGGCCATGCCTGAAAACCTCAAGGTGCTGCCCTTCTACATTCCTATCGCCACCCAGTACCCGCAGGCGGTGGGCGCCGCCCTCGCCGAAAAACGCAAGGGCACCCGCAACGTGGCGCTGGCCTACATCGGGGACGGGGGCAGCAGCGAGGGCGACTTTCACGAGGCGCTGAATTTCGCGGGCGCGCTCGACGCCCCGTGCGTGTTCATCCTCCAGAACAACGGGTGGGCCATCAGCGTGCCGACCCGCAGCCAGACGCGCGCCGTAGACCTGTCGCGCCGCGCCGCGGGCTACGGCCTGCCCGGCGTGCGCGTGGACGGCAACGACGTACTGGCGACGTGGCACGTGACCGCGCAGGCGGTCGAACGCGCCCGGAACGGCGGCGGCCCGACCCTGATCGAGACCGTGACCTACCGCGTCAAGCCGCACACCGTCGCCGACGACCCCAGCCGCTACCGCACTGAGGAAGAGAGCGCGCCCTGGCGTGAAAAGGACCCCGTGACCCGCCTGCGCGCCCACCTGCTGCGCACCGGCGTGCTGAACGAGGAGAGCGACGCCGCGCTGCTGGCCGAGGTCGCCGCCGAGTTCGAGGCTGCGCTGCAGGAGGCCGACACCTACCCCGACCCCACGCCTGCCGAGATTCTGGACCACGTGTTCGCCGAGCCGACGCCGCAACTCCGGCGCCAGCGCGAGGAACTGCTCGCGGAGGTGGAGGCGTGA
- a CDS encoding NUDIX domain-containing protein codes for MIRTAPSLPAQATQVGLAVDVAAFAMHGGELQVLLVERGELPHARDWALPGGFVQPGEELHEAALRELRTETSVDLEPRHLEQFYTFGELGRDPRGRVVSVAHLAVLPHGTVRVTAGGHTVGAAWQRAHHLPRLAFDHRAILDRALGRLQLRLEYANLALDFLPDTFTLPELQTVHEAILNRKLDKRNFRKRLLAQGTLVPSGERRSGVGRPAQLYRRAKNVRSAAL; via the coding sequence ATGATCCGCACGGCCCCGTCCCTGCCGGCCCAGGCCACCCAGGTCGGGCTGGCCGTGGACGTGGCCGCTTTCGCCATGCACGGCGGCGAGTTGCAGGTGCTTCTGGTCGAGCGCGGCGAGTTGCCCCATGCCCGTGACTGGGCGCTGCCCGGCGGCTTCGTTCAGCCCGGCGAGGAGCTGCATGAGGCCGCCCTGCGCGAACTGCGCACCGAGACCTCGGTGGACCTCGAGCCCCGGCACCTCGAGCAGTTCTACACCTTCGGCGAACTGGGGCGCGACCCCCGGGGGCGGGTGGTCAGCGTGGCCCACCTCGCGGTGCTGCCGCACGGCACGGTCCGGGTCACGGCCGGGGGGCACACGGTCGGCGCGGCCTGGCAGCGCGCCCACCACCTGCCCCGGCTAGCCTTCGACCACCGCGCCATTCTGGACCGGGCGCTGGGGCGGCTGCAGCTGCGGCTGGAGTACGCCAATCTCGCCCTGGACTTTTTGCCTGACACCTTCACGCTGCCTGAGCTCCAGACAGTCCACGAGGCGATCTTGAACCGCAAGCTCGACAAACGCAATTTCCGCAAACGTCTGCTTGCTCAGGGCACCCTGGTCCCGAGTGGCGAACGCCGCAGCGGAGTGGGCCGCCCGGCGCAGCTCTACCGCCGGGCGAAGAACGTGCGCTCGGCCGCGTTGTAG
- a CDS encoding alpha-ketoacid dehydrogenase subunit beta, whose amino-acid sequence MVAAINDALDMALARDPDVHIFGEDVGVMGGVFRATDGLQAKYGVDRVFDTPLAEAGIVGMGIGMGLAGLKPVAEIQFAGFLYPALDQILSHLGRFRHRTRSRYHLPMVIRAPYGGGVHTPEQHADSPEAILAHTPGVKVVIPSTPADARGLLLSAIADPDPVFFFEAIKLYRSVKEEVPTDYVTVPLGKARHVTRGDDVTVVCYGGMVEVATRAAEAAGAAGIGVEVIDLRTLVPMDTDTVLESVEKTGRVVVVTEAPRTGGFHSEISATIAEEAIEFLRAPIVRVTGYDAPYPPFTAIEDVYRPSAVRVARAIRKVMAY is encoded by the coding sequence ATGGTCGCGGCCATCAACGACGCGCTGGACATGGCCCTGGCCCGCGACCCCGACGTGCACATCTTTGGCGAGGACGTGGGCGTGATGGGCGGCGTGTTCCGCGCGACCGACGGCCTCCAGGCCAAGTACGGCGTGGACCGGGTCTTCGACACCCCGCTGGCCGAGGCCGGCATCGTGGGCATGGGCATCGGCATGGGGCTGGCGGGCCTGAAACCGGTGGCGGAAATCCAGTTCGCGGGGTTCCTGTACCCGGCGCTCGACCAGATCCTCTCGCACCTGGGGCGGTTCCGGCACCGCACGCGCAGCCGCTATCACCTGCCGATGGTCATCCGCGCGCCCTACGGAGGTGGGGTCCACACGCCCGAGCAGCACGCCGACAGCCCCGAGGCGATCCTGGCGCACACGCCGGGCGTCAAGGTGGTCATTCCGAGCACCCCGGCCGACGCGCGCGGGCTGCTGCTCTCGGCCATCGCGGACCCCGACCCGGTGTTCTTTTTCGAGGCGATCAAGCTGTACCGCTCGGTGAAGGAGGAGGTGCCGACCGACTACGTGACGGTGCCCCTGGGCAAGGCCCGCCACGTCACGCGCGGCGACGACGTGACGGTGGTGTGCTACGGCGGCATGGTCGAGGTCGCCACCCGCGCGGCCGAGGCGGCGGGAGCGGCGGGCATCGGGGTGGAGGTCATCGACCTGCGCACCCTGGTCCCGATGGACACCGACACCGTGCTCGAAAGTGTCGAGAAGACCGGCCGCGTGGTCGTCGTGACCGAGGCCCCGCGCACCGGGGGATTCCACAGCGAGATCAGCGCGACCATCGCCGAGGAAGCCATCGAGTTCCTGCGCGCGCCCATCGTACGCGTGACCGGCTACGACGCGCCGTACCCGCCCTTCACGGCCATCGAGGACGTGTACCGCCCGAGCGCCGTACGGGTGGCGCGGGCCATCCGGAAGGTCATGGCGTACTGA
- a CDS encoding GNAT family N-acetyltransferase, with the protein MTDPVSPAPAPASEWLRAPTLTGPSIVLAALSEDHAADLHAGADEATVQFLSRGGPAHHTPEAWATYVADLNALPNRVNWAVLRGGVAVGRISFSEVRADDRWAEIGTMLLPAAQGVGVNPEAKWLLMTRAFEVLGAGRVQFKVDARNARSLRATEKLGAVREGTLRQYQVRPDGYARDSVMFSVLRDEWPQVRSGLLARLGTA; encoded by the coding sequence ATGACCGACCCTGTCTCCCCTGCCCCGGCCCCGGCAAGCGAGTGGCTGCGCGCCCCCACGCTGACGGGACCTTCGATCGTGCTGGCGGCCCTTTCCGAAGATCACGCGGCCGACCTGCACGCGGGCGCCGACGAAGCCACCGTGCAGTTCCTGTCCCGCGGGGGGCCGGCCCACCACACCCCGGAGGCCTGGGCCACCTACGTCGCTGACCTGAACGCCCTGCCGAACCGGGTGAACTGGGCCGTACTGCGCGGCGGGGTGGCCGTGGGCCGCATCAGCTTCAGCGAGGTGCGCGCCGACGACCGCTGGGCCGAAATCGGGACCATGCTGCTGCCCGCCGCGCAGGGCGTGGGCGTGAATCCCGAAGCCAAGTGGCTCCTGATGACCCGCGCCTTCGAGGTCCTGGGCGCAGGCCGCGTGCAGTTCAAGGTGGACGCCCGCAATGCCCGCAGCCTGCGCGCCACCGAAAAACTCGGGGCGGTACGCGAGGGCACCCTGCGGCAGTACCAGGTGCGCCCCGACGGCTACGCCCGCGACAGCGTGATGTTCAGCGTGCTGCGAGACGAGTGGCCGCAGGTCCGAAGTGGACTGCTGGCCCGGCTGGGGACGGCCTGA
- a CDS encoding metallophosphoesterase: MRVFAIADLHLSSVTPKPMTVFGTGWAGHPEAIWAQWREVVAPGDLVLLPGDLSWAMRLPDALVDLRLLSSLPGTKVLLRGNHDYWWPTASRLRAALPPDQFAVVNDAVRIGNVVVCGSRGWTTPGHEALGAEDTRLLAREGERLSLSVEAAQKLRRPGDHLILMLHYPPASPPYPANPITQVIAQARPDMVLYGHLHGVPPERAMSHVGGVPAYLVAADGLRFRPKLVLDTGRANSAES, from the coding sequence ATGCGCGTCTTTGCCATTGCCGACCTGCATCTGTCCAGCGTGACGCCCAAACCCATGACGGTGTTCGGCACCGGCTGGGCCGGGCACCCGGAGGCCATCTGGGCGCAGTGGCGCGAGGTGGTGGCGCCCGGCGACCTCGTGCTGCTGCCCGGCGACCTGTCGTGGGCCATGCGCCTGCCCGACGCCCTGGTAGACCTGCGGCTACTGAGCAGCCTGCCCGGCACCAAGGTGCTGCTGCGCGGCAACCACGACTACTGGTGGCCCACCGCCAGCCGGCTGCGCGCCGCCCTGCCGCCAGACCAGTTCGCGGTCGTCAACGACGCCGTGCGCATAGGCAACGTCGTGGTGTGCGGCTCGCGCGGCTGGACCACTCCCGGGCACGAGGCCCTGGGCGCTGAGGACACGCGGCTGCTGGCCCGCGAGGGCGAGCGTCTCTCCCTGAGCGTGGAGGCGGCCCAGAAGCTGCGGCGGCCCGGCGACCACCTCATCCTGATGCTGCACTACCCGCCCGCCTCGCCGCCCTATCCGGCCAACCCCATCACGCAGGTCATCGCGCAGGCGCGGCCCGATATGGTGCTATACGGCCACCTGCACGGCGTTCCGCCCGAGCGGGCCATGAGTCATGTGGGCGGCGTTCCGGCGTATCTGGTGGCAGCCGACGGCCTGCGGTTCCGGCCCAAGCTGGTGCTGGACACAGGGAGGGCAAACAGCGCGGAGAGCTGA
- the recR gene encoding recombination mediator RecR, translated as MKYPPSLVALIRELSRLPGIGPKSAQRLAFHLFEQPREDIERLASALLSAKRDLHTCPICFNITDADTCDVCSDPSRDRQLIAVVEEPGDVIAIERSGEYRGLYHVLHGVLSPMNGVGPEKLHIRPLLPRVQGDMEVILATGTTVEGDATALYLQRLLEPLGAAVSRIAYGLPVGGALEYADEVTLGRALTGRQRVGGPVANKS; from the coding sequence ATGAAATATCCCCCCTCGCTGGTCGCGCTCATCCGTGAACTCTCGCGCCTGCCGGGCATCGGCCCCAAGAGCGCGCAGCGGCTGGCCTTTCACCTGTTCGAGCAGCCGCGCGAGGACATTGAGCGCCTCGCCTCGGCGCTGCTCTCGGCCAAACGCGACCTGCACACCTGCCCGATCTGTTTCAACATCACCGACGCCGACACCTGCGACGTGTGCAGCGACCCCTCGCGCGACCGGCAGCTCATTGCGGTGGTCGAGGAGCCCGGCGACGTGATCGCCATCGAGCGCAGCGGCGAGTACCGTGGGCTGTACCACGTCCTGCACGGCGTCCTGAGCCCGATGAACGGGGTTGGCCCCGAGAAGCTGCACATCCGGCCCCTGTTGCCGCGTGTGCAGGGGGACATGGAGGTCATCCTGGCGACCGGCACCACAGTCGAGGGCGACGCCACCGCCCTGTACCTGCAACGGCTGCTGGAGCCGCTCGGCGCCGCCGTGAGCCGCATCGCCTACGGCCTGCCGGTGGGCGGCGCGCTGGAATACGCCGACGAGGTCACGCTGGGCCGCGCCCTCACCGGCCGCCAGCGGGTTGGCGGACCGGTAGCGAACAAAAGCTGA
- the rpsT gene encoding 30S ribosomal protein S20 codes for MALRHKSAQKRHRQSLKRRLINRSRKSTIKTFTKKAMIAATTGAEDVAAAQSKAESLIDKAAKGSTMHKNTAARRKSRLARAINRAKATQQG; via the coding sequence ATGGCCTTACGTCACAAGTCCGCCCAGAAGCGCCACCGCCAGAGCCTCAAGCGCCGCCTGATCAACCGCAGCCGCAAGAGCACCATCAAGACCTTCACCAAGAAGGCCATGATCGCTGCCACGACCGGCGCCGAAGATGTGGCCGCTGCCCAGAGCAAGGCCGAGAGCCTGATCGACAAGGCCGCCAAGGGCAGCACCATGCACAAGAACACCGCCGCGCGCCGCAAGAGCCGCCTCGCCCGCGCCATCAACAGGGCCAAGGCCACGCAGCAGGGCTGA
- a CDS encoding RecX family transcriptional regulator, with protein MTRARRPRPGPRPSSSGDGAETDAAPRAPRRERTPEEEREALLAYAFRALGARALSAAELRARLEKRSEQPELIEEVLRRVQELGYQNDEQVAQIEGKRRGVGTFRVRQTLRRRGLDSELIEETVQARDPDEDTRSATDFLMRRWPALARKRDPRASAYALLARRGFGGAAIRAAIEEVQQAQESPGDEEESPED; from the coding sequence ATGACCCGAGCACGTCGTCCCCGCCCTGGCCCGAGACCCAGTTCTTCCGGGGACGGCGCGGAAACGGACGCCGCGCCGCGCGCTCCCCGCCGCGAGCGCACACCCGAGGAGGAACGTGAGGCGCTGCTGGCCTACGCGTTCCGGGCATTGGGGGCCAGGGCGTTGAGTGCCGCCGAACTGCGCGCCCGGCTGGAAAAACGCAGCGAGCAGCCCGAACTGATCGAAGAGGTGCTGCGCCGCGTGCAGGAACTCGGCTACCAGAACGACGAGCAGGTGGCCCAGATCGAGGGCAAGCGCCGGGGCGTGGGCACGTTCCGCGTGCGCCAGACGCTACGGCGCCGGGGCCTGGACAGCGAGTTGATCGAGGAGACGGTCCAGGCCCGCGACCCGGACGAGGACACCCGGTCGGCGACCGACTTCCTGATGCGGCGCTGGCCCGCGCTGGCCCGCAAACGCGATCCGCGGGCGAGCGCCTACGCCCTGTTGGCCCGCCGGGGTTTTGGGGGCGCCGCCATCCGGGCCGCCATTGAGGAAGTGCAGCAGGCGCAGGAGTCGCCTGGGGACGAAGAGGAGTCGCCCGAGGATTGA
- a CDS encoding M55 family metallopeptidase codes for MNVVISVDMEGVCGVASWVQVSPPEFGGLVNGAEYQAARERMTLEAAAAAEGALAAGATGVLVNDSHDTMRNLIPELLPEAARFTSGNDKPLSMVQGVQEGEVGALLFVGYHARAGSPRGPLAHTWNGFVRNVRINGRDTGEYGLNALLAGHYGVPVVFASGDDVAMAEIRAELGEEVVCVAVKEGLSSFAAIHLHPREAQRRIRAGAEAAVRAAAQARPYTTRWPATCQLSLNHQARADAAERVPGVTRLDPLTVGWESPDAYHLFQTFRMLAKVAEVRLDG; via the coding sequence ATGAACGTGGTCATCAGTGTGGATATGGAAGGGGTGTGCGGCGTGGCGTCGTGGGTGCAGGTCAGCCCACCCGAGTTTGGGGGCTTGGTCAACGGCGCCGAGTACCAGGCCGCCCGCGAGCGCATGACCCTGGAAGCCGCCGCCGCCGCCGAGGGCGCGCTGGCAGCTGGAGCGACCGGCGTGCTCGTCAACGACAGTCACGACACCATGCGTAACCTCATTCCCGAACTACTGCCCGAGGCGGCGCGCTTCACCAGCGGCAACGACAAACCGCTGAGCATGGTGCAGGGCGTGCAGGAAGGGGAGGTGGGCGCGCTGCTCTTCGTGGGTTACCACGCCCGCGCCGGCAGCCCACGTGGCCCGCTGGCGCACACCTGGAACGGTTTCGTGCGCAACGTGCGGATCAACGGCCGCGACACCGGCGAGTACGGCCTCAACGCGCTGCTGGCCGGGCATTACGGCGTGCCAGTGGTGTTCGCCAGCGGCGACGACGTGGCGATGGCCGAGATCCGTGCCGAGCTGGGCGAGGAGGTCGTATGTGTGGCCGTCAAGGAGGGACTGAGCAGTTTCGCGGCGATCCACCTGCATCCGCGTGAGGCGCAGCGCCGCATCCGTGCCGGAGCCGAGGCCGCCGTGCGGGCCGCGGCCCAGGCCAGGCCCTACACGACCCGCTGGCCGGCCACCTGTCAGCTGTCGCTCAACCATCAGGCCCGCGCCGACGCTGCGGAGCGTGTGCCGGGGGTCACCCGGCTTGACCCCCTGACGGTGGGCTGGGAGAGCCCCGACGCCTACCACCTGTTCCAGACCTTCCGGATGCTCGCCAAGGTGGCCGAAGTCCGGCTAGACGGCTAG
- a CDS encoding YbaB/EbfC family nucleoid-associated protein yields the protein MDMKKLMKQMQQAQAAAGKIQDELAAQMVEGTASGLVTVTMNGHGKVQTLKIKPEAVDGDDVEALEDLILAAINDASGKADDLQRDATRGLGIPGF from the coding sequence ATGGATATGAAGAAGCTCATGAAGCAGATGCAGCAGGCGCAGGCGGCCGCCGGCAAGATTCAGGACGAACTCGCCGCACAGATGGTCGAGGGCACGGCCAGCGGCCTGGTCACGGTGACGATGAATGGCCACGGCAAGGTGCAGACCCTCAAGATCAAGCCCGAAGCGGTGGACGGCGACGACGTCGAGGCGCTCGAGGACCTGATCCTGGCGGCCATCAACGACGCCTCGGGCAAGGCCGACGACCTGCAGCGCGACGCCACGCGCGGCCTAGGCATTCCCGGATTTTGA
- a CDS encoding Glu/Leu/Phe/Val dehydrogenase, with protein sequence MRAAGLNWQGLMEQLQGALPYAEVTEASLAYFKYPKRTVSVNLPVRMDDGRVQVFRGYRTVHSTARGPSMGGVRFKVGVSAHECEVLAAIMTLKAAVADLPLGGAKGGVDVDPDLLSPHELQGLTRRYTSELVELIGPGEDVLAPDVGTDQQVMAWVLDAYAENTGETQGGVVVGKPIILGGSYGSKDARGRSAALVAARVLEHNGVPLHRSRAAVYGFGDVGRKAAQTLADQGALVVAVSDQHGAAYASGGLDLDALSAWREERGSVEGFGTAITPDELLGLDVDVLMLAYDYGTINAGNAHAVRARYVVEATNRAVLPEAERFLAEEGVTVLPDLVASIGGLVVNYLEWVQDASNFFWTEEEIEAAIDQRVNAAVDSVTEFMRTRQVGMRTAAYAIALNRLHGATVMRGVYP encoded by the coding sequence ATGAGGGCAGCAGGACTCAACTGGCAGGGACTCATGGAGCAGCTCCAGGGGGCCCTTCCGTATGCCGAAGTGACCGAGGCGTCGCTGGCGTACTTCAAATACCCCAAGCGCACGGTGAGCGTGAATCTGCCGGTGCGCATGGACGACGGCCGCGTGCAGGTGTTCCGGGGCTACCGCACGGTCCACAGCACGGCGCGCGGCCCCAGCATGGGCGGGGTGCGCTTCAAGGTAGGCGTCAGCGCCCACGAATGCGAGGTGCTCGCCGCCATCATGACCCTCAAGGCGGCGGTGGCCGACCTGCCGCTCGGCGGCGCCAAGGGCGGCGTGGACGTGGACCCCGACCTCCTGAGCCCGCACGAGCTTCAGGGCCTGACGCGGCGCTACACCTCCGAACTCGTCGAACTGATCGGCCCGGGCGAGGACGTTCTGGCCCCTGACGTGGGCACCGACCAGCAGGTCATGGCCTGGGTGCTTGACGCCTACGCCGAGAACACCGGCGAGACGCAGGGCGGCGTGGTGGTCGGCAAGCCGATCATCCTGGGCGGCAGCTACGGCAGCAAGGACGCCCGGGGCCGCAGCGCCGCGCTCGTCGCCGCGCGTGTGCTGGAGCACAACGGAGTGCCCCTGCACCGCTCGCGCGCCGCCGTGTACGGCTTCGGGGACGTGGGCCGCAAGGCCGCCCAGACCCTGGCCGACCAGGGCGCCCTGGTGGTCGCGGTCAGTGACCAGCACGGCGCGGCTTACGCCAGCGGCGGCCTCGATCTCGACGCCCTTTCGGCGTGGCGCGAGGAGCGCGGCAGCGTAGAAGGCTTCGGCACAGCCATCACGCCCGACGAACTGCTCGGCCTGGACGTGGACGTTCTGATGCTCGCCTACGACTACGGCACCATCAACGCCGGCAACGCCCACGCGGTGCGCGCACGCTACGTCGTCGAGGCGACCAACCGCGCCGTACTGCCCGAGGCCGAGCGCTTTCTGGCCGAGGAGGGCGTGACCGTGCTGCCCGATCTCGTCGCCTCCATCGGCGGACTGGTCGTCAATTATCTCGAATGGGTGCAGGACGCCAGCAACTTCTTCTGGACCGAGGAGGAGATCGAGGCGGCCATCGACCAGCGCGTGAACGCCGCCGTGGACAGCGTGACCGAGTTCATGCGGACGCGGCAGGTCGGAATGCGCACGGCCGCCTACGCCATCGCCCTGAACCGCCTGCACGGCGCCACGGTGATGCGCGGGGTGTACCCATAA
- the tdh gene encoding L-threonine 3-dehydrogenase, which translates to MRALSKSEAREGLWMIDVPVPTPGPNDLLIRVRKSSICGTDVHIYKWDEWASKTIPVPMVVGHEYVGVVAGVGSEVRGFEIGDRVSGEGHVTCGHCRNCRAGRRHLCRNTQGVGVNRPGSFAEYLTLPAFNAFKIPDDIPDDIAAIFDPFGNAVHTALTYDLVGEDVLITGAGPIGVMAAAVAKHVGARNVVITDVNDYRLDLARRVGVTRAVNVAREDLWSVAQNELGMTEGFDVGLEMSGSGPAFAQMVETMNNGGKIALLGIPSGRVDIDWNGVIFKMLTIKGIYGREMFETWYKMAALIQSGLDLRPVITHHFGIRDFQQGFDAMLGGQSGKVILDWDAPATEVQKEPAGA; encoded by the coding sequence ATGCGCGCCCTGAGCAAAAGCGAGGCCCGCGAGGGCCTGTGGATGATCGACGTGCCGGTGCCCACGCCCGGCCCCAACGACCTGCTCATCCGCGTACGCAAGAGCAGCATCTGCGGCACCGACGTGCACATCTACAAGTGGGACGAGTGGGCCAGCAAGACCATTCCTGTGCCGATGGTCGTGGGCCATGAGTACGTGGGCGTGGTGGCGGGGGTTGGCAGCGAGGTGCGCGGCTTCGAGATCGGCGACCGCGTGAGCGGCGAGGGCCACGTCACCTGCGGGCACTGCCGCAACTGCCGCGCGGGCCGCCGCCACCTGTGCCGCAACACGCAGGGCGTGGGCGTCAACCGGCCCGGCTCCTTCGCCGAGTACCTCACACTGCCGGCCTTCAACGCCTTCAAGATTCCCGACGACATCCCGGACGATATTGCGGCGATCTTCGACCCCTTCGGGAACGCGGTGCATACCGCCCTGACCTACGACCTCGTGGGCGAGGACGTGCTGATTACCGGGGCCGGGCCCATCGGTGTGATGGCGGCGGCGGTGGCCAAGCACGTCGGCGCGCGCAACGTGGTCATCACCGACGTGAACGACTACCGCCTGGACCTCGCACGCAGGGTCGGTGTGACCCGCGCCGTGAACGTCGCCCGCGAGGACCTGTGGTCGGTGGCGCAAAATGAGCTGGGCATGACCGAGGGCTTCGACGTGGGCCTGGAGATGAGTGGCTCGGGTCCCGCCTTCGCGCAGATGGTCGAGACGATGAACAACGGCGGCAAGATCGCGCTGCTGGGGATTCCCTCGGGCCGGGTGGACATCGACTGGAACGGCGTGATCTTCAAGATGCTGACCATCAAGGGCATCTACGGCCGCGAGATGTTCGAGACGTGGTACAAGATGGCCGCCCTGATCCAGTCGGGCCTGGACCTGCGCCCGGTCATCACGCATCATTTCGGCATTCGTGACTTCCAGCAGGGCTTCGATGCCATGCTGGGGGGCCAGAGCGGCAAGGTGATCCTGGACTGGGACGCGCCCGCCACGGAGGTGCAAAAGGAACCGGCAGGGGCATAG